The Arcobacter sp. CECT 8986 DNA window TTTATATCCAGTAGCTTCTAATAAATCATATTTTCTACTCAAATATTTTTTTCTTGCACCATACGCACTTGTGAAGGCTCTAAATCCATTTTGAGATATTTTATTGATAAATTCATTCGTTGAAACATTTGGTATCATCTTACCTAAAGGATACATTCCTAATGTTCCTCTAATTGCCAAAAAGTTTAATATAAAAAATAGTAAAAAAATAACAGCTGAATATTTCAAACCAAAAAATGATTTAATTAAACTATCTTCTTTTGAAAATATTTTTTTGATTATAATAAATAAAGAGATAATATAAACAAAGAATATTGATAAAATCATAACAACATTATAATTTTCCCAAAATGTTTCCATCAATGCTTTTGTATCATCATCCATAAGACCAAAAAATATAATATTTATGTGCTCTTTAAAATATGAGTAAAACCCAAAATCAGCACATAATAGAAGACTTACGACAACATAACACACAAATAAATATAAGACTAAAAATTTCTCAAAATATTTTAATAAAATCTCTTTTTTTGTGTAATATAAAATTATTAAAAGAATAGTAGGCAAAGTTTGAATGTAACCAATAACAGTTAAATCAAGTCTAAACCCTAAGAAAAAGGCTTTAAAAACATCTAAATAGTATCCACTTAGACTATCAAGAGGTGAATAATAATTAAAAAATACTAATCTAAAAATAGACATAAAAACTAAAAAAACAATGTGTACAAATAAAAGTTTTTTAAATATATTAAGTACACGAGATATCATGTTTTGATTCATTTATCATTTTCCTTTAAATTATATAAGATTTCAAACAGTTTAAAAAATAAAATAACATCATTTCCTAGAAATTTTCTAATAAATTTAACTTTACTTAATTTTATCAATAAATAAAATTTACTTGCAAGTTTTTGAAGTCTATTTTTAAAATCATAATTTTTAGTATTTTCTATATATTTATCAATAAATTCAATATAGTTAACTTCAACTTTTGCTCTTATTTTTGTCAAAGACAATAAAAAAAGTAAAAAATCTCGAAACTGTAAAGTTTTTAAATCAATAGAACTATCAAAGCTATCTTCTAAATCAATGGAATAAACTTTTTCATCTTTAAAAGTTAGATTTCTTGCTTGTGCTCCACCATGGTATTGGTTATTATTATGGATAAAACAAATTGCATCAATAGCTTTTGATACATAAAAATCTATTATTTCTTGTGTAGCATCTTTTTTTCGTATATATGAATTTATATTTTTACCACTATCTTCTAATACAAAAAAATCACTATTTTTAAAAACTACATTTGGAACGGGAATATTCAATTTTTTAAACTCTTCTAATTTTGTACACTCAAACTCAAGAGCTTGTATTGCACTTTTTTCTTCAACAGGAGTTATTAATTCTAATTTAAAAAGTTTATAATAGATTTTATGAGAAAGTGAAGATTTTGTTGGTCTTGCTTTTTTTAACCAATATTTTTTTTCATCAAAAAGAAAAGAACCAATTTCTGAAGAACTACTTTTATATTCGTTTAAAACAAACTCTTCAAAGCTCTTATGCATATATTATCACCATAATCCAGCAAATAACATGTAAAATAATAGAAAACATAACAGCAGTAGAACCAATATCTTTTGCAGTTTTAGCTAAAGGAGCAAACTCTTTAGTTACTAAATCAACAACATTTTCAATTGAAGAGTTTAATAACTCAACAATTAGTACTAAAATACCAGTAACTAAAAGAATTAACTTACTAGTTAAAGATGCATCAATAAGTATTATTCCTACAATTATAAATATCGCAAAAATCAACTCAAGTTTAAAAGAGCTTTCTGTTTTTAATACATGTACCAATCCACTTAGAGCATATTTACTGTTTTTAAAAAGATTATATTTTGGTTTATTATTCATGTTTGTTTCTATCATATAAATTTTTATAATATTTTTTCCATCTTTTATGTTGCCAAAACCATAAATGAGGATATTCTAAAATCTGTTTTTCTATTATATCTGATTGCATTTGAGTTAATTCTTTTATCTTATCATCTGTTTTAAAATCAAGTTCTTTACAATCAATCATTTCACCAACTTTTAATGTATAATCTCTAAAATCATTCATTACACAGAATATTGGGATAATTACAGCATCAAGTTTTAATGCCAATCTTGATGTGGCATCAGTTGCCATTACTTTTTTATTAAAAAATTCAATTTCGATACCATTTTTCATATGTTGGTCAATTACTAAAGCAACTGCTTTTTTCTCTTTAAATGCTTTTAGCATTCCTTTTGCAGCAGATTTTTTTTCTAACATAGTAATATTATTTCTATCTCTTGCTTTTTCATACATATCATTAATATATGGATTATCCATTTTTCTATTTACAACTGCTAATTTCCCATATTTCAATGCAACATATGGTAATGCAATTTCCCAGCCACCATAATGAGCTGTAATATAAATAATCTTTCTATTTTCTTTTATTGCATCTAAAATAACTTGTTCATTTTCTATATTTGCTTTACTAATTAATTTCTCTTTTGAAATATGCTGGTTTTCAACAAACTCATACAAATTAAAAAGTAAAGATTTATAAGAAGTAAAAATTATCTCTTCTTTTTTTTCTTTGCTTATAGAATCACCATAAACTAAGTCCAAATTCACATTTGCAATATGTAAATGTTCTTTATTAAATCTATTAGCTAAATGTGCAATAAATATTAATATTTGTTTTGTAATAAATTTAGGACTTACTAATATTATAAATTTAAAGATGTTATATAAAATATATCTATAATAATCCTTAATTTTTCTCTTCATAAAGAATTTCCTTTGCTACTTTGACAATACTACTTTCATCTATATCTTTAATTGAGAAATCATTCCTATCCAACTTATATGGATCAACATTAGAATTTGACTCAATAATTTTATTAATTTTTGTTTCATATGTATTTCTATAACCTGGTGTATTACCAAATAGAGTTATAGAAGGAATATTTAAAGCCCATGCCATATGTGTTGGACCAGTGTCATTTCCAATTAATAAATCTGTTTTTGAAACAAGTGCTTTTAAACTATTTAAATCTATTTTAGGAAGCATTTTTGCATTAGTAGTATTTTTTTCTAAATAATTTGCAATATCTTTTTCTACTTCACTTCCCCAAGCTATTAAAAAATTTTCATTTATAGAATTTACTATTTTAACAAATTTTTCTTTAGAATACATCTTACTAGGCCAACTTGCACCAACTATTAATAAAATATTCTTTTTTGTATTACTTAAATAGTCATATATTCTTTTATCTTCATCTTTAAAAAATAAAAAAGGCTCTTTATTTAAAATATCATCTTTTGTAATATTAAAATCAAATGGTTCTGACATTATTTTTGCATTTCTTTCTATTACATTTGAATCATAAGAAATAGAAACTTTTTGTTTGTAAAAATTACTTGCAAACTTCTCTCTAATTGAATCTTTTGAAAAGCCAACAACATATTTCCCTAAAAGTTTAGAGACAATTGCAGATTTTATTAACCCTTGAGCATCAATAATTAAGTCATAATTATTTTTAGAATATATTCTTGTTAATTTAATTTGAGAAAATAGTTCTTTTTTATCTTTTTTTATACTTTTAAGATTTAGTTCATAGATATTATCAATATGTGGATTATTTTCTAAAACTTTACTAAAAGCTTTTTCAACAAACCAATCAATTTGAATATTTGGATAATGTTTTTTTATAAATTGTAAAGCAATCATAGAGTGAATAATATCACCCATTGCAGATAGCTTTACAATGGCTATTTTGTCTAACTTTTTAATCATAGAAGTTCTATATTTAAATTATTTGGTTTCTCTAATCTGTCTAAAGAAGACTCTATTAAAAATGAGTATTCAGGTAGCTTAATTTTTAAAGTTTCATCATCTAACTCATATTCAACTTTTGGCTTAGTAAAATCTTGGTTAATCATCAAATTTAAAGATATCATAAATGACATCCATTGCATTGTTTCTAAACTTGGCAATAGTTCTTTATATTCATATAAATCTTTTTTTGTTGGTAAAGATTTTTTTGAGAACTTAATAGTATGTGCAACGATAACTCTTGAAGTATGTAAAAAGTCATAATTTAAACCATTTAAAATAAAATTAAAAGTATTATCATTAACTTTATAAAAATTCAAAGAAGTACCAATAGAGTGAAGCTTTGAAGATACAACCAAAAATGTTTTAAACTTATCATCTAAATTATGTAAAGGTTTTAATGCTTCAAATATTTTAGCTGCATTATTACCATAATAAGCACTTTGATTACTATCTAATTCAAATCTATCTAATAAAGACCTAACACTTACATTAAAATTTGATGGAAATCTATGATTTGAATTTCTTAATAAATCACAAAGATAAACACCTTCCCTTACACCAACTCCTGAAGTGATTACTTTTTTTATTTTTAACTCTTCTAATATAGAATTAAATATAAAAGTACCCTCTTTAATAGTGTCAAATCTATCTTTTTTAATACCTAGATTTTTTAACTCATCAGTGCTTGTTGCATCTATAATTTTAGTGATTAAATCTTTTTGTTCTTCTACATTGTATGTATATCCATGAAGAACATCTAAGCAATATGAAGTATTTTTCATTATTACTTTTGTAACGGCTCTGATACTTCCACCAATTCCAACTGCAACTTGAGGAATATCAATACCTAATTCAAAAATCTTTTCAATATTTTTTTTGATATATTCTCTAGCTTCTTTGATATTTCCTTTTTCAAAGAATATCTCATTTAACCTAACTGTTCCTATATCCAAAGATATTGTTTTTTCTATTACTCCATTTTTTATAAAGCAAAATTCAGTAGAACCACCACCAATATCTATTGTAACAAATTCATTATTGTGAAGAAGATTTACAGCAGCAACACCGCCATAATAAGCCTCTTTTTCACCATTAATAACTTTTATACTTAAGCCTAGCTCTTTTTTTACTCTAGATAAAAAAACTTTTGAATTTGGTGCATCACGAAGTGCAGATGTAGCAACACAAATCACTTTTCTTGATTTAAGTGATTTTGAAATATTTAAAAAAGATTTTAATGAGTTAAAAGCTCTGTCCATTGGTAACTGCTGAAGATTACCGTTATTTTCATAACACCCTTCAGAGATTTTAACTCTACTTTTTGTTTCATTTATCAAATGAAACGCGAATCTACTACTTTTTTGTAATACAACCATACGCATTGAGTTAGACCCAATGTCAATAATAGTTGTAATTTTTGCCATATTAAGCTTCTTCTTCTTGTAGTTGTTCGTATTTAAACTTTAACTCTTCCATTGTCTCTTGATTATCAGGATCAACAACAATACAGTCAACTGGACAAACTTCAACACATGCTGGTTCTTCATAATGTCCAACACACTCTGTACATCTATCAGAATCAATCAGATATATTGGATCACCTTCTTCAATCGCATAATTTGGACACTCTTCTCTACATGCATCACATGCTATACATTCATCTGTTATTATTAAAGACATATACTACCTAATCCTAAGTTGAAATATTTATGTTGGATTTATAACCTAAAGTTTATTAATAGTATCTTTAACTAGATTAAAAATATGGGTATTTTTAGCAACAATTAAGAATTTATCGTTTTTATACACATTTAAATCATTGCAAAAGTATAATCCAGCAGCAATATCAAACTCTCTAATTTTACCTATAAATAGTACAAAATTATAGTTTCTAGCATCGCATAAACTCAGTGCAATTGCACCTAAACTTCTATATTTGATATCGTATTTATATAAACTTTCACAAACTTTTGGATTTTTATATGCTCTTTCAATTATTGCAAATTTTGGTTTTTCAATTGAAATAATATTGATTTTTTTGTTAGTTTTTAAATCAATTTTTGTTAGTTCTTCATCTTTAGTTTTATAAGTTAAAATTCCAGTTGAAAGATTACAAACAACTCCTGCAACAATTTCTCCATTATCTTCAAGTGCCACAGAAGTTCCATAATATGGCAAATTAGAAGCTAAATTATCACTTCCATCAATGGGGTCAATTATTACTCTTTTGTTTGTATTTGAAAAAATATCTCCACTCTCTTCAGAATAAATAGAACCATACTTTTTTAAATACAAAATAAATATCTCTTCAGCCTTAAAATCAATTTTTAGACTTTTATCTCCACCAAAACCAATTTTTCCACTAAATTGTAAATCATCATTTGATATATGAGTATTTATATACTCATATATCTCTTGATTTGCTTTTATACAATCATTTATAAAATCAGTCATTAAGATAGTGCTTTTATTATCTCTTTTGCTGCTTCTCTACCATCTGCTGCGGCAGTTACTGCTAAGTGTGCACCTCTTCTACAATCTCCACCTGCATAATATTTATCATTTGAAGTTTTAAAGTTATCATCAATAACTATTCCACCCCATGAGTTTGTATCAATATTCATCTCTTTTAAAAATGCTGGAACTTCAGGTGAAAAACCTAATGCCATAATAATTACATCAGCTTCTTCAAAATATTCACTTCCTTCTACTATTTCAACTCTTTGTCTTCCAGATTCATCTGGTTCACTTAAAGTAGTTTCTTGAAGTTCAATTGCTACTGCTTTTCCATTTTCAACTTTTATAGATTTTGGAGAAACATTGAAAATATATTCAACACCCTCTTCTTTTGCATTTACAACCTCTTTTTTACTTCCAGGCATATTTGCTTCATCTCTTCTATATAAACATTTAACTGTTTTAGCTTTTTCTCTTACTGATGTTCTAACACAGTCCATAGCAGTATCTCCACCACCAATTACAACTACATTTTTATCTTTTACATCAATAAAATCTTCAACTTTTTGACCAAAGTTTCTTTTTTGAATTCTTTTTAGAAAATCAATTGCTAAGTGTACGTTAGGAGCATCTTCACCAGAAACTCTAGCTTTTCTTCCTAAAGTTGCACCAATTCCTAAAAATACTGCATCAAACTCTTTTTCTAAATCAGAAATAGATTTATCTTTTCCTATTTCACAATTTACATGAAGTCTCATACCAGCTTCTAATAACCAGTTAATTCTTCTTTCAACTACTTTTTTGTCAAGTTTAAAACCTGGAATACCATATGTTAAAAGTCCACCAGCTTTATCATCTCTTTCAAACATCTCAACTGCAATACCTTTTCTTAATAAAAATGTAGCGGCTGAAATTCCAGCAGGTCCAGAACCAATAATTGCAACTTTTTTATTTAAGCTTATTGGAGCAAATTTAGGTTTTAATCCTTGTTCAAATCCAGTCTCATTAATATGAGTCTCAATTGCACCAATTGATACAGCACCATGTCCTGTATTTAAAGAACAATCTCCCTCACATAATACATCATGTGGACAGATTTTTCCTAAAATTTCAGGGAATGGAGAAGTTTCATTTGATAAAGCAAATGCTAATTCTAAATTTTTCTCAGCTGTTTGTTTTAACCATGCTGGAATAAAATTGTGTAATGGACATTTAGAGTGGCAGTATGGATCTCCACACTGCATACATCTATCCGATTGCTCTTTTGCCTTATTTTGTCCAAATACTTCATAAACTTCATTAAAATCTTTTAATCTTTGTAATACATCTCTTTTATTTGGATTAACTCTTTCAAACTTTGTAAAATTTAACATTCTAATCTCCATTCTCAGGGTCTAGAGGTAATACTTTCATATCTTTTGGTTTTACCATCCAGAAATTTCTAATTTCAGCTCTAAAATTATCTAAAATTGACTCAGCTTTTTCACTTCCTGTTTCATTTAAATAATTAACTAATAATCTTTTTAAATATAATCTTTCTCTTTCAGTATCATCTGTATCTATTCTAACAGCTTCGATTAATTCTTGGTTCATATTGTCAACAAATGCTTTTTCATCATCATAAATAAATGCTAAACCACCTGTCATACCTGCACCAAAGTTAATTCCTGTATCACCTAAAATAACTACAATTCCACCTGTCATATATTCACAAGCATTATCACCTGTTCCTTCTACAACTGCTGTACAACCAGAGTTTCTTACTGCAAATCTTTCACCAGCTGTTGCTTTAACATATAGTGAACCACCAGTTGCACCATATAAACAAGTATTACCAATACCAGCAAAATCTTTACCTTGGTTGTATGGGTTGATTATGATTTTACCACCATTCATTCCCTTACCAACATAGTCATTTGCCACACCTTCTAAGTTAAGAACCATACCTTTACTTAAAAATGCTCCAAAAGATTGACCAGCTACACCTTTTAAATTAAGAGTAATTGTATCTTCTGGTAAACCTTCATCTCCATAGAATTTAGCAATTTCACCAGAAATAAGCGCACCAAAACTTCTGTTTAAGTTTGAAATTTCTTCATTTACTTTTACTTTTAAAGATGGTTTTTCAATTGTTCTATATACTTTTTTAAGTATATCTTTTTCAAATTTATTTTTATCAAATGGTTCATTTGATTCTTTTTGACAAGTATCAACTCCATCGATTCTTCTTAAAATATTTTGGAAATCGAATTTTTTTGCAAAATCATCATCAATTACTTTTAATAAATCACTTCTACCTACAATCTCTTCTACTGTTTTGTATCCAAGTTTTGCAAGTATTTCTCTAACTTCTTCAGCTAAGAAAGTAAAGTAAGAGATTAGTCTTTCAACTGTACCATTAAATTGCTCTCTTAAATCATCATCTTGAGTTGCAACCCCAACAGAACATTTGTTAGTATGACAAATTCTTAAAATTTTACATCCAAGTAATGTTAATGCTGCTGTACCAAATGCATAAGACTCTGCACCTAACATTGCAGCTTTTACTACATCAAGTCCAGTTTTTAATCCACCATCAGTTTGAACATGAACAGACTCTCTTAAGTGGTTAGCTTTAAGTGCATTATGTGCTTCAGAAAGACCAATTTCCCAAGAGTTACCTGCATGTTTAATTGATGTTAATGGAGCAGCACCTGTTCCACCATCTCCACCAGAAATAATAATTTTATCTGCATATGCTTTTGCAACACCTGCTGCAATTGTTCCTACACCAATTGAAGAAACAAGTTTTACAGTGATTTTTGCATCTGGATTAACTTGTTTTAAATCAAAGATTAATTGTGCTAAATCTTCAATTGAGTAAATATCATGGTGTGGTGGAGGTGAAATAAGTGTAACACCAGCAACTGTATGTCTTAATGTTGCAATTAATGGAGTTACTTTATGACCTGGTAATTGTCCACCTTCACCTGGTTTTGCACCTTGAGCAACTTTAATTTGTAACTCTTCTGCACTTCTTAAATACCCAGGAGTTACACCAAATCTACCTGATGCAACTTGTTTAATTTTAGAGTTTTTAAGTGTTCCAAATCTTGCTTTATCTTCTCCACCCTCACCTGAGTTAGAAGAACCACCAATTGTATTCATTGCCATTGCTAATGCTTCATGAGCTTCTGGTGAAATAGAACCACAAGACATAGCAGCAGTTGCAAATCTTTTAAAGATATTCTCTTTTGACTCAACTTCTGAAATATCAATTGATTTTTTATCTGAATTAAACTCAAAGAAATCTCTAATAAATTTTTTATCTCTATTTTCAACTAATTTTTTTAATCCATCAAAATCTGAAATCTCTTCTTTTTTAGTTGCGTTTTTATTATGCATTGCTCTTGTTGTTTGTGGACCATAATCATGATACTCACCACCATCAATATATTTATAAAAACCACCTAAATCTAATGGGAACATATGGTTGTTATCATAAAATGCATTGTAATGTGATTTTTCAATTCTTTTTTCGATATCTAAATATCCAAGTCCTGCTAATTCACTATGTGCACCTTCAAAACATTCACTAACAATTTTGTCAGATAAACCAATAACATCAAATAATGCAGAGTTTCTATAACTTGCAACAGTTGAGATACCCATTTTTGACATAATTTTCATTAATCCAGCATTTAATGATTTTTGTGTATTTTTAAGAAGTCTTTGCATTTCATATTTTGAAACACCTTTTCTTTCATATAAACCTACAATAGTTCCATACATTAAATAAGGATAAATAGCTGTAACACCAAAGGCTAAAAGAACAGCTGCCATATGTGGATCATAAGCTTCTCCAGTTACAGAAACAAGACATACACAGTGTCTAATACCCTCTTCTAATAAAATATTATTAATATATCCAACTGCCATTGCCATTGGAATTAATTTTTTTGATTTACAAACTTTTCTATCATCTAATATAACAACTGTTACATCTTCATTTTTTACAGAATCAACAACACTTTTTGCTAGTTGTTTTAAACTACCTTCTAAATCTGTATCAAATGTAGTATAAAAAGTTTTATTTTTATAATATGAATCATATCTTGGAGATTTACTATTTCCAAAAGATACTAACACATCATATTTTTCTTTCATTAAAATAGGACTTGCTACTTTTAATCTTTTAGAGTAATTCTCTTTTTCATCAAGAATATTTTGTAATCTACCAAAACCTGTCTCTAAAGACATTACAACTTTTTCTCTATATGGATCAATTGGTGGGTTTGTAACTTGTGCAAACTTTTGTCTAAAGAAATCAGTAAAATTTCTATTTACTTTTGAAAATGCAGCTAATGGTGTATCATCTCCCATAGAACCAACTGGTTCTTTACCATCTTTTGCCATTGGATCAATTACTTGATCTATTGCTTCATAAGTAATATTGAAATATTTTTGTTTATTTTCTAACTCATCTATTTTATAATCATCTAATTCTAAGAAAGACTCTTCAATATACTCTTGAAGATATTTCATTTCATTATTTAACCATTTTGAATAGTTTTGAGAAGATTTTAAATAATCATTAATATCATCTTCTTTTAGAATTTTTCCATATTTTAAATCAAGACCAATCATTTGACCAGATTGTAATCTTCCTCTTTCTAAAATATTTTCTTCATCAATAGGAAGTGTTCCATACTCAGATGTAATATAGATATTTTTATCTTTTGTAATAATATATTTAGATGGTCTTAATCCATTTCTATCAATTAAACATCCAATATGTCTACCATCAGTTAATGAAACGGCAGCTGGTCCATCCCATGCTTCCATACTTGCAGCTGTATATTCATAAAATGCTCTTAAATCTGAATCCATATGAGGAGCATTTTGCCAAGGTGCAGGAATTAAACTTCTTGCAGCTTTAAAGAAATCAATACCATTTACTAACATGAATTCAAACATATTGTCTAAAGATGCTGAATCCGAACTCCCTTGTTGTAAAATTGGTAAAATTCTTTTTAACTCATCATCTGTAAATATTTCAGATTCAATTTTTTCTGATTTAACTTCTACACCAAATCTATTTGCTTCAACAGAGTTAATCTCACCATTGTGAGCAATTGCTCTAAATGGTTGAGCTAATTTCCATTTTGGAAGTGTATTCGTTGAAAATCTTTGGTGAAATAAAGCAAATGAGATTTGAAAATCTTCATCCCTTAAATCTAAATAGAAATGCTTAATATGCGTAGGCATAATAAGCCCTTTATATGCAATTACTTTTGATGAAAACGTAGGAATATAAAAATCTTGTTTATCTTCTAAGTGATGTTCACACTCTTTTCTTGTTAGATAAAGCATAGCATCAAATCTTTTTGATGACATTAAGCTACTAGGCGTTACAAAAACTTGTATTATATTTGGTAATGTATCTAGTGCTTGTTGACCTAATGCGTCAGTGTCAACAGGAACATCTCTTGTCATTAATACTTTTAAATCATTCTTTTCACAATATTCTTTAAATACATCAATATCTTTTATATCCCTTGTGAAAATCATTGCTACTGCGTAAGTTTCTGGTAAGTCAATACCATTTTCGCTAGTAACTTTTCTCATAAAATAATCTGGCATTGATAATAATAAACCAGATCCATCCCCCGTTTTTCCATCCGCTGCAACTGCCCCTCTGTGCATCATTCTTTCCAGCGAAGTAATAGCATCTTCTAAATTTTTATGACTTGGTTTATTTTTTAAATTTGCTAATAAACCAAAACCACAGTTATCTTTAAAAGATGTTAATAAGTCTAAGTTAGAACCCATTATTTTCCTTTTTGTTAATATAGTATAATTATTATATCCCTTAATAAAAGTATTACAATTTACCAAATTTTTAATTAAAAAATGTTTAATTTTAATCATATAAGCTACTACTAAGGTAAAATTTGTTTGAGAACATTGTGGTTACAAAGCGGTAACCTCATATTTTTTGGTATAAATTTGACACAAAAAAAACTTTTATTAAAAAATTTTTTTATCCATATTTTATTATTAAATTACGCAAATAGTACTATTTTTACCTAAAACTTAATTTGAAAATTTAAGCACTATTTTATATATGTTACACATTTCGCTATTTTTGCTATTTTAATGCTATTTTTAGCAAAAAAAAAGATACTTATCATATGTTCAAATATTGATTTTATGGTACTTTTGAAACATTTTGTTAACAAATTTTTAAATTTATCTTTTTTTACATAATATTTACATAACTTTAGATTATAATTTTCACAGTATCAAAAAACAAGGAGTGAAAATGACAAAAATCATGAAAGGTATAGTATCTAGTGCTGTAGTTGCTTCAGCATTATTTTTTACTGGATGTGGTGACAATAAAGGTGACTCACAAGAAGCAAAAGCTTCAGCTGACAATGGAAAAAAAACTTATGTACTTAAGTTTTCTCATGTTGTAAGTGCAAACACACCTAAAGGGAAAG harbors:
- the gltB gene encoding glutamate synthase large subunit, yielding MGSNLDLLTSFKDNCGFGLLANLKNKPSHKNLEDAITSLERMMHRGAVAADGKTGDGSGLLLSMPDYFMRKVTSENGIDLPETYAVAMIFTRDIKDIDVFKEYCEKNDLKVLMTRDVPVDTDALGQQALDTLPNIIQVFVTPSSLMSSKRFDAMLYLTRKECEHHLEDKQDFYIPTFSSKVIAYKGLIMPTHIKHFYLDLRDEDFQISFALFHQRFSTNTLPKWKLAQPFRAIAHNGEINSVEANRFGVEVKSEKIESEIFTDDELKRILPILQQGSSDSASLDNMFEFMLVNGIDFFKAARSLIPAPWQNAPHMDSDLRAFYEYTAASMEAWDGPAAVSLTDGRHIGCLIDRNGLRPSKYIITKDKNIYITSEYGTLPIDEENILERGRLQSGQMIGLDLKYGKILKEDDINDYLKSSQNYSKWLNNEMKYLQEYIEESFLELDDYKIDELENKQKYFNITYEAIDQVIDPMAKDGKEPVGSMGDDTPLAAFSKVNRNFTDFFRQKFAQVTNPPIDPYREKVVMSLETGFGRLQNILDEKENYSKRLKVASPILMKEKYDVLVSFGNSKSPRYDSYYKNKTFYTTFDTDLEGSLKQLAKSVVDSVKNEDVTVVILDDRKVCKSKKLIPMAMAVGYINNILLEEGIRHCVCLVSVTGEAYDPHMAAVLLAFGVTAIYPYLMYGTIVGLYERKGVSKYEMQRLLKNTQKSLNAGLMKIMSKMGISTVASYRNSALFDVIGLSDKIVSECFEGAHSELAGLGYLDIEKRIEKSHYNAFYDNNHMFPLDLGGFYKYIDGGEYHDYGPQTTRAMHNKNATKKEEISDFDGLKKLVENRDKKFIRDFFEFNSDKKSIDISEVESKENIFKRFATAAMSCGSISPEAHEALAMAMNTIGGSSNSGEGGEDKARFGTLKNSKIKQVASGRFGVTPGYLRSAEELQIKVAQGAKPGEGGQLPGHKVTPLIATLRHTVAGVTLISPPPHHDIYSIEDLAQLIFDLKQVNPDAKITVKLVSSIGVGTIAAGVAKAYADKIIISGGDGGTGAAPLTSIKHAGNSWEIGLSEAHNALKANHLRESVHVQTDGGLKTGLDVVKAAMLGAESYAFGTAALTLLGCKILRICHTNKCSVGVATQDDDLREQFNGTVERLISYFTFLAEEVREILAKLGYKTVEEIVGRSDLLKVIDDDFAKKFDFQNILRRIDGVDTCQKESNEPFDKNKFEKDILKKVYRTIEKPSLKVKVNEEISNLNRSFGALISGEIAKFYGDEGLPEDTITLNLKGVAGQSFGAFLSKGMVLNLEGVANDYVGKGMNGGKIIINPYNQGKDFAGIGNTCLYGATGGSLYVKATAGERFAVRNSGCTAVVEGTGDNACEYMTGGIVVILGDTGINFGAGMTGGLAFIYDDEKAFVDNMNQELIEAVRIDTDDTERERLYLKRLLVNYLNETGSEKAESILDNFRAEIRNFWMVKPKDMKVLPLDPENGD